The DNA region TCCTTAATATGTTCCTCTCTCTCGCTCGCCTTCAATTTCTTCTCATCTCTCCCGGAGTTTACCTGTATGTATTCGGGTCGGATCATCAGTATCTTCTGTTCTTTACTCGGCCGGCACtgataaaatttaaatgttcAGTATTTTTCTTATGAACTGCTGAAAAAAGAAGTTGAGACTTTTGCTAGGATCGGCGATCGGGAGGTCTTGATTTGTGTGTGTCCTGTGCTTCGAGGGGACGCTTTTCGAAATTCAGGTATGGTGTGCACGAAATGCATTTATTCTGGGCGATTCTTCATCTCTTCAGCTTAGTTTCCGTGAAAGAAAGACAGGAATGAACTTTGATGTTTctgatgttgatgatgatgatgatgatgatagtcTCCTTTAACTTTCTGTATTGATGTTCTGATCTTTGATCAATCAATTGTGTATAGTTAAATTGCGCTCTAAGGCTAACTGAAAGAAGATCAATGTTATAGCAGTGAAGTTCGTGTCCGTAAAGCTATCCATAATCGTTATGCACTAATTTTAGTCTTACTAATAAGATGCAAACATTCAATTATGCGATCAAGTTCTGTCTAAAAACCATTAGATATTACTCGTGCACAATTTTTCTACTGTTGTTTTTCTGCAGAGGCTTCAGTAGGTAGTCTTTTTTAATGAAGTAGAAAGGTCACTAAGCTTGCATCTGCAGTAAGAATGTTGTATCCACTAGGTTGGAGTCTATATAGAGTATTAATTGTTTCTTATTCCCAATATATTTTTGGTCTTGCAGATATATATTTCGGTTGCATGGCCAATGGAATAACGAAATGCTCAATAGGCTTTTTATATCAAAGTATGATGTACCATACTACATATAATCAGAGTGtgtctataaatattttttgtgcTTTACACAATCGGAAATTTGATAATGATCTGTTTATTGTCTCATTCATAGTAAAGGGAAGTAAAATGAATTCTCTACAAGGACCAGCTGTTTGCCCGGTGGTTCATGCTAAGCGTACAGGTCCATACTCTGTTCCTGTCAAGCCTTCAGCCTTGGTGAAGGCTTCTAAAATTCTTAGAAGTGAGTTCTGGAGGCTTGATGGGATCCACTGTAGGCAGGCTCATTTTCCTCTGCAACCACATTCGCGAATAAGCAAGTTGATTGCGTGCAGCTTCAGCTCATCATCAAATGGCAATGGCAGCAGGGCGGAGAACTTTAATGAGAATGATGCAGATTATGTTAATTCTAGTGTGGTTGAAGCTGGTATGCTAATTTACagaatggtttttttttttttttgaaaatatttacaGAATGGTTTCGATTGACTAGTTTGCATTTAAGGCATTGGGTTTTCATATTTCCTCAGAATTGATATTGGTCATCGAGTTATCTCATCTTCGCAAGCAGTGACACTTGAGTATCAGGAATTGCTAATTATGGCTTTCTATTGTTATGTTTAGTGGAAGTGAGGAGCAGCCCGGATGGTTTCATGATCAAGATGAGAGATGGTAGGGAATTGAGATGTGTCCATAACAACCCTCAGAGTGGTCATCTTCCTGATTATGCTCCACATGCAGCAATAGTATTGAGAATGGAAGATGAGATTGGTCTTCTTCTCCCCATCATTGTTCGTATGTCTATATCTCATTTGTTGCTTTGTGAGATATATTTTTGAGCATAAATGATTAAATCTTCTTGATTTGACTCATTACATTATCTATTATAGTGGAGATGTCAAGTATGCTGCTCATGGAAGCCATATGCGATGTTCAAATTGTATGTCTTGCGTTAGTATTTCTGAAATCCTTTTAAACCCAAACTTATTAGTATCCTGATTCCAGTTGTAGTTACTGAAACCAACAAATATTGCCTTCTTTCAGGCCCGACCGACAGTGTACCAAGTGATGAAGGACATGATTGAGAAGATGGGCTATGAAGTGAGTTTTCTTATGTACTTTTTTGTGGATCCATGATGCCATGATCTCTTATTCATGGTGTGATTATGATATTAACCTGCTTTTTACAAAGGTAAAACTTGTTCGCATTACAAAGCGGGTACATGAAGCATATTTTGCTCGATTATACCTCACCAAGGTAAAACTCATTGTTGGCATTTTGCTTTGTGTTTAAGATCCCAGTCTATTTTGTTTGAGTATTTATCGTCTGGCATGTGGTTGTGGTAGCAGTTGGATAACGGATGTGAGAGTATAAGCTTTGACCTTCGACCTTCTGATGCAATCAACATTGCTGTGAGATGTAAGGTAATTATTTCCTTTTATGGTTCTTTTAAAGGCAGCTGATTCTCATAGTTTGGAGTGGTTATACAATGTTGATTATGTTGTCCAAGAGGTGAACATATATAGTAGTTTTCTCATAACTATGTTGTGTCTATACTGTCCTAagcatttttttcttatattttagtATCAATATATGAAAGCTCAAAGAAATTATCACCATAATGTTATGTGGACTGAGCTGAAATAATacattatgaaattgtgatcaGTCTAGATCAACTTCTAAGTTCAGTGGAGCTGTGCATTAAATTCTCTAGGTTCCAATACAAGTCAACAAGCACTTGGCATTTAGTGACGGCATGAGGATAACTGAATCTGCAAAGCCATTGATGCAGGGCTCTTCAGACGGGTCACTGCTGACTGGGCTGGACAGGTGCAGTTAGCTTGTTGTCTCATAAAGCATGGTTCTCTTTTCTCACTCAGTTTGTTGCAATAGATATATTATGTATTGCATTGTGGGAAACCAACAGCTGGGGGTCATTACTATCTGGTCTTAAGTCTTGACTGCATAAAATTATTAGATTAATGCGCGATTATGCCTGTCAAAGAGGAAAGAGCAGTTTTTAACTTGTGCCTGTTATGAATTCAGACCAACTGGCCAGCCATGCATTGAGGCAGAGGAGTTTATTCTTTTGCGCAACATGCTGATTGCTGCAGCAGAGGAACGCTATAAAGATGCAGGTTACTTTTTTATCTCCTCTAGAACATATAATTGCATCTTATCCCTTCAATGATTCTTGGTTTTGAACCTACATATAATGTTTGCTTCTTATGGTGAATTGTTTTTATAGCCCTTATGAAAACGAAGGAGTTATATTAATTTTAGATTTCATGACATTTTATTATCTCataaaataaagatttaaataCATGTTTCAATGTTGCAAAAGTCTTCCTTGAATAGGGGCAAAATAAACACCTAATGAAAGAGTTTTTTTTGCATACTGTATTGGTATTTGCACCCTGTGGGGTGAAGTGAGACTAATCCAATTGAGTCTCGCTCAGTCTTCATTTGGGGCAGCTATCCCAAGAGTGTTGCTCTTTGGAAACCTGCCCCCTCTCCCAGCTGGAGGGCAGGGGTTAAGACTTAAGAGTCATCAATTTCTTTGTCATGCCATGTGATTCTTCAGTAGCTTTGTAAATTTCCACTTTCATTATCAGACAACTAGTTAATATGGTCTGTGAAAACTATTGAAGTCTATCACTTGTTGGTCTGCAGCTCTGTGGAGGGACAAGCTCACTCAACTTCGTTCGAAGAGAAACTGGACATAGCAGGTACAAGGTTTGTTATTCTCTGACTGTTCATAAAACCTGAGGAAAATGCAACAGTCTTTCTCTGCCCTTTTGAGTACTTACTGGTAACTGTCTTGTTTTAGGGAGATTCATTTGATAAAGCAAACTGTAACCATAACTGCATTAGGATGAAGATGAATTGTGTGTACATAGCTGAAGACATTTGTGGGATGGATGTGCAATTTGGCTACTTCAATCACCAACCATGTCCTCTGTATAAATATGTAAACCATGTGAATGTATATATGACTCTGTTTGTGTGTTTGTATTGGTTGGCTGTAATTCTATGTAATAATTCCTTAAAattccataattaaaaaaattcagcAGGTCTTCAACCAATCAATCAAGACTCAAGAGACGTGTAACCTTTACACCGAGTTCTTCCTCACCCTAGGTATACTTAGTTCTTATTTAAGGATTTCCTAATAACATTAATGTCTTTCTACAAaaaattgagggaccaaataaatattttgaacgCCAAAGCCCAGGCCTCCCTCTTCTATCAAATTTCAGATGGAAGCTGAAGAAAATGGGCTTTGCTGCCTTGTTCCATCATCTATCCAAGGTTTAGGTGGTGTTGGATGAGTGTGTTTTCCTTGTTTTGAAGGAAGATGATGAGGTTCCCCAGTGCTATATCTGCATCATCATTCTTCATAAGCTCTTCAGCAATTTCAGCAGGCGTTGCCTTAACCTTCAACAGCAACTCTTCAATCTTCTGGTACAAAGCATGTTCCTCAATCCTAAGGTAATTAGAAGCCAGAACTTTGAAGCCACTGAAAGTGCAGTAGGACATCTGTATGTGCTTGTCCATGCGACCTGGGCGCAGCAGTGCGGGATCGAGCCGATCCTTGTGATTCGTCGTCAACACTATGATTCTCTCGTCTCCGCAGCTCGACCACAACCCATCTATCAGGTTCAACACTCCCGAGAGATTAATCTGTTCGTTgggtatttttaatttgttagacaactactactactattcaACCCATGTTCATTCATTCACCAATCATCAAATCTCCAATGTAATTAAGGTTTTATTCAATCTAGCCAAATTGGTCCGACATAtcacaaaatttcaagtttaactCCTGGgacatgtttaaaaaaaatcttggtACGTGTGGCGGTCTATTtgtctttttggtttgagcctTCCggtcaatttttgtcaataagATCACTAGGCATGTGCTTTTTCATAAACTAAAGGTCTTTATTCAATCTATCATCAAATATCATTCAATCTATCATGAATTCGATTAGAATCACAAAGAGAGACTTTCTTGTAGATCAACGATCTTTATTCCATCTagaaaaattacatatatatactctctAAGGATATTCAATCATGAATTAGTTGTGTATACTTTAGTCATTTTCATTAATACCTTAGTAGATTAAGACAGAAAATCAATAGGATGCTTCGAGTATTATAGTGTTTTGACACGTTTtatcctaaactttcaaattgactatGTGATCCTTCGATTTTTTAATTGTTACCTTCCGTGGTCAAGTGTGGTCAAGTTAACTATTCATGATCCTTGAACTATCAAATTTTctggttaaattttaaaacttgaaaGACCATGGGTGGTTACTTGGACCACGAATTGTAACAATTTGAATGTTAAAAGACCACATgtggtcaatttgaaatttaagactaaacgtgacaaaatcactaCAATTGAATGACCACatatggtattaactcaaaactTAAACAACCTAACATGACAAACATGAAATtttgatttcattttctttgtatGAAATTGACATTTAAGTGTACTCcctcaaaagaaaaagaaaaaaaaaaaagtgtactaAATTTATTTAGCAAATTTCAAATTCTAAACTCTAATTTGTTAAATAAACTCACTATTTCTGTAGTTATTCCCATAATTTATGTTATCTTATTAATTTAAAACTGTCACTCCAAAAATAAAGACAAGAAATAGACACGCTAGAACTGAGTCGATATTCCATTCATTCTATATGGACCATTTTGGTATGTAAAATGCAATGAAATATGATACGAAGTTTAACATATATGGAAAGCTATGAAGATGATAGCTAACCTTATCGCCCTCAGCGGTTTGGTTTTCCGATTCTCGGCTATGCAGGACGGCATTGCAGTCAATATCTTCAATCACGAGGATGGAGCGATTTGCAGAACCGATGAGCAACCGTCTCAAATCCGCGTTGCACTCAACCTCTCTCAGATCGAGGTCGTAGATATCAAAATTGAGGTAATTAGCCATGGCGGCAACCAAGCTTGATTTTCCAGTACCAGGAGGGCCGTACAGCAAGTATCCTCTCTTCCAGGCCTTGCCGACTCTCCTGTAATAATCCTTTCTGGTAATAAACCTGTCCAGATCATCGATTATCTCGTTCTTCATCTCCGGCGACATCGCCATTGTACTGAAATTGGCCGGATGGTTGAGCACAATGGAGGTCCAATTTCCGCCGTACTCAACTGTGTTTAGCCTCACCGCGCGGCTCTGCTGCTTGATCTCCTTCGATTTCCTCAGGATGTACGGGAGGTAAGCCCTAAGCACAATGTCTTTGTACTTGTTGTGAAAGCTCAGCTCGAAATATCTCTGCTCTGTTTTCGAATTGCCGTTGCGATCTCCTTTGCCGATCTGTTGGATTGCTGTGGATTTCAATTCCCACACCATCTTCACCTTGTTGTAGAAATCGACGATTTCCTGATTTCTATCGACGGTGACGATCAGTTCCTCGTCTTTCTCCGGCTTGATCACTTTGATTCTTCGCGTTGCTTTGGAGACCTTAGTTCCCAGGAAGAGGTTAGCGGCCTCGAACATGTGGTTTGAGGTCAGGCCTTCGGATTCCTCAATGACGAGAGTGAGCTGTGAAGAGAAGCGGGCGGAGAGCTTGGTGAGGCGGGTGGAGAAGTAGGCGCGTAGTGCGTCGGGGACGAGGTCGGCGGTTACGGATTGGAGGAGCATGACGGAGGCGGCGAGTGAGGCGGCGGCGGTGAGAATTGAGCCGGAGGAAACAGAGAAGCGCGTGATGCCTTCCGGCAACTCCATTTTTTATGGTTAAAAGATTGAAATTGCGAGAAGAAACAGCACAAGTAGAAACGTAGGTTTTTGCAATTTTGGAGGGGCTTTAATAAGGGTTTATGACTTTCGGTTTCTTGGCCGAGACGGTACTCCAAATTCTACAACTAAACTCTCATTCCTAGACTAGACTCCTAGTCATACTCATAGTATGCTGAAAATCTGCGCCGTTTTGTGATTCAACAAAAGCCCAATTTTAGCCCGTTCTAGAATAACATAAAGCCCAATATTGACCCAATACCATATTtatcggttgttatgccatggacccgggtccaccttgcaaggtagaactaggtctatgttcacaattttagaactttatttttagaattctatgttcacaattacaaaactctatgttcacaatttcatagagttcaaaaattgtgaatatacatagagtttttaaattgtggaCATGGACATAGGTCACCTTGCAAGATAGACCAAGGTCTAAAACATAATTTGCCCATATGTATCAATGCTTACATCATAGTCAAATTTTGGTGAAGcataaaaaagtatatttttaatatattaacaataCATAATTTGTACACTAAATGaactttatacaaaataaatgtacttttagtactcaaaatacaatatatatttttaatatattaaaatatatcatctgtgaattaaatgtatattattttgtatacttatttgtgtatacaaaataatgtacttttaatactcaaatgctgtatttttttttatgtatggTCCATACAATTGTTTGGACCACGATAATTGTACATCATAGAGTAGGAGTTACGGAGTACATAACAAAATGGACTTCTTGTAAAAATGAACATGTGTGGGGCAAGGCATTTGTAATGCCATTTCATTTAACCTGGTTTTTAACCCAAAAGAATTCAATGATCACAACATCAGAGACATCAAATGTTATTGTGTCACCCCCAAATTGTAATCAAGGGCAGTATCAATGCAGCAAGCTCACATACAGTAATTTTAGTCAAGAATAGCTTCCAAGTAGAACACCTTGGCACAACGGATCTAAAGCAGAAATACTTAATTATATGAAGATGAATGCCAGCAACAAAGAATGGTGGCACGATGATAGATTCAGGTCACAAATAGTCATAGATGGAGACTTGTAAAcagataaaaatatatatataaggaactTTGATCATAAGATGTTACAGTGACTATAGTAATCTTCACTCATCACGTACCAGACATGGCATCTCTGGCATGTACTGGGAAGAGAACAAGTAAcatcttttttctcttcttttttctcttctttcttgtCTTCCTTCTTCTCATTcttctcatctttcttcttttctgGCTCGGGAGCACCTATACTTGTTATATGTGCAGACTTTCTGAATTTCCTAACCTGTTTGATGATACATACTGGATCAGCCTCGCCAATCACTGTCACTGTACTTTTGGCAGCATCAAGGACAATGGAGTTTATCCCTTCTATTTTTGATATTAACTTCATCACTTTCAACCTACACTTCGAACAGCGAAGATCCACTGACACCACTGTTTTCTgcaacaaaaattacaaacagaAAGTCAGTTTCCTCGGCCCTTTCTGCATTTAAATAAACTGCAGGTGTACTGCAGGCTGTCAGTAAGGAACCAGAAGTAAGTAATATGCTAGAACCTTTAAAGGCAGTGACATGTCAAAAGCAAAGAATGTCCAAGAAACTGCTGTGTTATGTTTACTTTATATTGGTCTGTCTCAATTATGGTAAATTAACCATCTTTCTTAAGTACTAGTTTGTTCTCTCTAGAATCCTTTTAACAGTCTGGCACGACACTTAAATGGAATGTCAGTGGTAGTTGGTGAATAGAAGTAAATGCATTGTCTGAATTTTATTCATGGGATGACCTATTGCTACCATCTATATTTATTAGGTTTTGTCTCCCTCCTTGCCCCCTTTCTGTTCTCTACAGCCCCCACCTATCAGAATTTCACAGCAAATACATTGTGCATTTGTCTCTACTTGTGAGTGGAAACTTCACTTGCATAGATCACttattttacattaaaatgtcTTTTGCCAACAAGATGTATATTCCTCAGATTAATAACAAAGATGTAATttcatataaagttttaaaGCAAAACCAAAGTGACTATCTGATTTTATTGTCCAGGCCAATAACTTAAGTGACACTACTGAGAAGGGCATATTATGACTGAAGTGTTCATCAGATGTATGTTTAAACTAGATGGCTATTTAGGTAATTAAGCAGTTTATGCTCATGAGAATGTCTGTCTAAAATACTTTCAGCTTATGTATTAGTAGTAATCAAGTACCTTGCTGATTCAAGTACAGAATACTCTTAAGTTTGAAGCAAGACCTCATAGCTTTTCCATGTATCCATTTTCCTTGAGGCAATAACTCCTTGGATTGAGATTTCTAAATGAGAGAAGCATGCCGAACCATCAGACTCTTCCAGCTAtatcccaaaaaataaaaatggaaactGCAATTATGGAGTAATTTTGTACCTTGTGACAGAAAGCCTACCAAATAGATTATACTTCTTGATCAATAATTCCACTATACATTCTAACTGCATCCTCATATCTTCATTAAATTTTAGATGCGTTTTTATGCACAACAGTTCATAAATGAGCTTAAAAAGTGAAGAACATCCTACTATTTGGGAGTTCATACCAGAGAGTCCCATGATAAACAGCAAATACCCTCTCTTGACCTTCTCTCTCTGAATtccttttgaatttaattttggaAGGAAGCAAACAACTATAAGTATATTACAGTAAACCACAGACCAGTTAAGTACTCTAATTGAGAATGGATTGGCATAATGGACCTTATTCTTGGACTAGAAAGTTTCAACCAAATGGAACCCCAAATCTAACTGTATAAAATAAATAGCTGATGTAGTCTAGGGATGGAAAGTCACTAAAGTAGTTGAGAGATCACTTTCCATGGATCAGACCCTTTCCCTTACCAATAAAACTTCAATTAACAAACACAAACAGGAAGAATGAAATCATCTAGGTTATTACAAAATATGCTCCAAACATTTCAATCACTTACCAGAATTATCATCTGCGTGCACAGAATCTTCTGCAGTATTGAATTAATCTGAACGCATCATTCCCTTTCTTGAATTTACCATCTCCCTTTACTGAATTTACCATTGTTAAATAACTGCTGACTATCTTCTTGTCCAACTCATAGTAGAATTCCATTTTTTTCAAAGGTTTCAGGTCCAGGTCAATGAAAGATGCCTAACAATTTGCGGCAATAAAGATCATCAATAAATACAACAATAAAAGGTGGTACTATACAGGCATAATTCCAAAAGGGCAACATGATGAAGTGGATGATCACAATTATTTTCTAACACATTAACCAGCATGAACAAAGTCTACTATGAATGTGTGACAAGAAAGAAAACTCAAATGAACAAACCACTACATACAGAAATGATGCAAACACCCTGGCACTAGAAAACCTGTGAAGCTGATACCATTTTACTTAAAAAGTTCTTTCAGAGAATGAAGTCAACCTGTAGGTTGCTGCATATCTTCAAAAGTGCAATCTTTTTCATCTTTGGTAGTCTTGATAgattaattgatatatatataatctctctCTGATTATATGCTCCATCCTGTTGGATTTGCTATTCCTTGGGTAATGCAATTATTTACTAACTCTCTACCCTCAAATATTAAACTAAGACTAAAAAGTAGAATCGTCAAAATGGACTTTGCCCGTTGGGCCagcccccaccccccccccatCCCCTATATAAGTAGGCCGGTAGGGATGGGCTTCAGTTTTAGTGGCCCGCCAAAGTGCAGGCCTAGGTGGGGAGGGGTGGGCCCGCCTAGGGtattgaatattgaatattGGATTAACTTGGTTGGTAATAAGTACCTTGTTATTCTAGGAGGTCTAGGTATTGAATCTCATTAAGTGTATATTTTtgcacccaaaaagaaaaaagtaaaagtgGGCAGGCTGGCCCGCCAGACCGCGGGCATACAGGTGGGCCAGGCCTCAGAGCCCCGCCCCACCAGCCCGTATTTACACATGAAAAATACTATGCTTCAGTTATAGGGCATAGTGAAATAGTTGGGTTTCTAGAATCTTGATGAGAAAAGTTTACAAATCCTGTTTCAagcaaaatttataaaatccAAATAGCAGATGAGAAAAATGGTATACCTTGTAATCAAAAGTTTGGTTGGTGGATTTTAAGGAGACATGACCATATGAAGACTCGCTTTTCCCATCTTCTCGAGATCTGAAACTAATCATCATACTCAAGTCCTTTGCAGTAGCAGCTATTAAATAGTCCCTCAATATCTTCCAACTTTCTTCCATTGAAATAGAATGCAGGGTGTTAAACCTTTTTGATAAGCCACTGTCTAAATCTTTGCATACCATACAGGGCTGAGAAATAACATTATAATACACATGAATTGCACCCTCGATGTCAAAAGTATCAAGCTTCTGAACTTCAAGAAGGCGATTTAGTAATCCTGAACTGAAAACTGCCTCAGAAATGAGCTCAAGAAAAAAATTTGTACGCATCCCTTCTTTtgcaaaaattatattcttgagTGCATCTTCAAATGCTTGGCCAGTTTTAGAATTTGTAGATTCTGCACTACCACCCAAGCCCCCAAATATGAGACAACCATTCACAAAAACTCGAAAGTTATTCTGTGGGGTCATAAAAAGATCCTTGATTGCTTTGTCTATTCTGTCTTTAGACCCAGAAAACATATCAAGTGGATCATATCCACTTATATATGATATCTGAAAGGATGGTAAAAGACACAAATCATGAGAAACGCATTGATTTAAAGAGGTGGGCAGCATGATTAAAACTAACTAATGGACTTGAGATGGCCAACTGAGAAATAAACACGAGAAAAGGTGCCAATCAAATATCCTGTAAAGttcacaggaaaaaaaaaatccagacTATTATTTGGTACAT from Ipomoea triloba cultivar NCNSP0323 chromosome 6, ASM357664v1 includes:
- the LOC116022769 gene encoding bifunctional nuclease 2 isoform X1 gives rise to the protein MANGITKCSIGFLYQIKGSKMNSLQGPAVCPVVHAKRTGPYSVPVKPSALVKASKILRSEFWRLDGIHCRQAHFPLQPHSRISKLIACSFSSSSNGNGSRAENFNENDADYVNSSVVEAVEVRSSPDGFMIKMRDGRELRCVHNNPQSGHLPDYAPHAAIVLRMEDEIGLLLPIIVLEMSSMLLMEAICDVQIARPTVYQVMKDMIEKMGYEVKLVRITKRVHEAYFARLYLTKLDNGCESISFDLRPSDAINIAVRCKVPIQVNKHLAFSDGMRITESAKPLMQGSSDGSLLTGLDRPTGQPCIEAEEFILLRNMLIAAAEERYKDAALWRDKLTQLRSKRNWT
- the LOC116022769 gene encoding bifunctional nuclease 2 isoform X2; the encoded protein is MNSLQGPAVCPVVHAKRTGPYSVPVKPSALVKASKILRSEFWRLDGIHCRQAHFPLQPHSRISKLIACSFSSSSNGNGSRAENFNENDADYVNSSVVEAVEVRSSPDGFMIKMRDGRELRCVHNNPQSGHLPDYAPHAAIVLRMEDEIGLLLPIIVLEMSSMLLMEAICDVQIARPTVYQVMKDMIEKMGYEVKLVRITKRVHEAYFARLYLTKLDNGCESISFDLRPSDAINIAVRCKVPIQVNKHLAFSDGMRITESAKPLMQGSSDGSLLTGLDRPTGQPCIEAEEFILLRNMLIAAAEERYKDAALWRDKLTQLRSKRNWT
- the LOC116022768 gene encoding AAA-ATPase At3g50940-like is translated as MELPEGITRFSVSSGSILTAAASLAASVMLLQSVTADLVPDALRAYFSTRLTKLSARFSSQLTLVIEESEGLTSNHMFEAANLFLGTKVSKATRRIKVIKPEKDEELIVTVDRNQEIVDFYNKVKMVWELKSTAIQQIGKGDRNGNSKTEQRYFELSFHNKYKDIVLRAYLPYILRKSKEIKQQSRAVRLNTVEYGGNWTSIVLNHPANFSTMAMSPEMKNEIIDDLDRFITRKDYYRRVGKAWKRGYLLYGPPGTGKSSLVAAMANYLNFDIYDLDLREVECNADLRRLLIGSANRSILVIEDIDCNAVLHSRESENQTAEGDKINLSGVLNLIDGLWSSCGDERIIVLTTNHKDRLDPALLRPGRMDKHIQMSYCTFSGFKVLASNYLRIEEHALYQKIEELLLKVKATPAEIAEELMKNDDADIALGNLIIFLQNKENTLIQHHLNLG
- the LOC116023697 gene encoding heavy metal-associated isoprenylated plant protein 2-like produces the protein MSLPLKKTVVSVDLRCSKCRLKVMKLISKIEGINSIVLDAAKSTVTVIGEADPVCIIKQVRKFRKSAHITSIGAPEPEKKKDEKNEKKEDKKEEKKEEKKDVTCSLPSTCQRCHVWYVMSEDYYSHCNIL
- the LOC116023042 gene encoding inositol-pentakisphosphate 2-kinase-like, giving the protein MAVVLGAKDAMEWSYRGEGAINLVLSYRGISPRFAGKVLRIQKVPTNGCEYANGHPGLTVHEIHLWKDVKDLASAPTREIAEHFFVQHVMCPFLGPEHVDAGIHILVSREFLEAVEKNVLHKRPTWRVDAAKVNLLRDSILLMSDHSIFSHVTPKEELCICVEIKPKCGFLPASEFIIESNAVKRRITRFKMHQALKFHQGKISYISGYDPLDMFSGSKDRIDKAIKDLFMTPQNNFRVFVNGCLIFGGLGGSAESTNSKTGQAFEDALKNIIFAKEGMRTNFFLELISEAVFSSGLLNRLLEVQKLDTFDIEGAIHVYYNVISQPCMVCKDLDSGLSKRFNTLHSISMEESWKILRDYLIAATAKDLSMMISFRSREDGKSESSYGHVSLKSTNQTFDYKASFIDLDLKPLKKMEFYYELDKKIVSSYLTMVNSVKGDGKFKKGNDAFRLIQYCRRFCARR